GCGCACGGGTTCGAGAACGAAGCGCAGGACGTGCAGTTCCTGGCGTTCCACGAGTACCTCGAGACGATCCGGGCCGTGCCGGGGCGGCCCGTCACCTTCGAGGACTTCCGCGTGTGGTTCCACCGGCAGACCGACGCGCGCTTCACGGACGCGCACCAGCTGTTCGAGGAGTTCCGTGGCGTGCTGAGCAGCCGCCCGGACGGCGCGCTGGACGAGCAGGCGTACCTCGCGCTGGGTGTACGGCAGTCCATCTATGACCAGTCGGCACGCGCGCAGGTTCACGCGCTGTTCGTGCGGTACCTCGGCTGGATGCGCGAGCGGAACCTGTACGACCCGAGCCTGATCGCGGCGGACCTGCTCCCGCACGTCCAGCCGACCTACGACGCCGTGGTGGTGGACGAGGTGCAGGACCTGACGGCCGCGCAGCTCGCCCTCATCCTGAAGTCCCTGACCACGCCGGGGCAGTTCCTGCTGTGCGGTGACAGCAACCAGATCGTTCACCCGAACTTCTTCTCGTGGTCGGCCGTGAAGTCGCTGCTGTGGCAGGACCCGGCCCTCGCGGACCGGCAGCCGATCAGCCTGCTGCGCGCGAACTTCCGGAACGCTTCGACGGTCACGCGCGTCGCGAACGACCTGCTGAAAGTCAAGCACGCCCGGTTCGGCAGCATCGACCGTGAGAGCACCTTCCTGGTGCAGGCGGTTGCGGACGAGGAGGGCAGCGTCACCTTCCTCCCGGACACGGCGGCCGTCCGGTCGCATCTGGACGCGCAGACGCGCGGCAGTGCCGAGTACGCCGTGCTGGTCCTGCGGGACGAGGACAAGGCCGAAGCCAGACGGCATTTCGGTACGCCGCTCGTGTTCAGCATCCACGAGGCCAAGGGCCTGGAGTACCGGAACATCATCCTGCACAACTTCATCAGCGGGCAGCGCGGCAGTTACGCGCAGATCGCCGAAGGGGTGACGCGCGGCGACCTGCAGACCGAGGAGTTACGGTACAGCCGCGCGCGCGACAAGAGCGACAAGAGCCTCGAACTCTACAAGTTCTACGTGAATGCCCTGTACGTCGCCGTGACCCGCGCCGTGTCGCGCGTCATCCTCATCGAATCCGACACGCGGCACCCGCTGCTCGACCTGCTCGACATCAGGATCGGCGACCAGGCCGAGCAGCTCAAGGTGAAACAGGCGAGCCGAGACGACTGGGAACGCGAGGCGCGCAAGCTCGAACTGCAGGGCAAGGCCGAACAGGCGAGCGACATCCGGCAGCGCGTCCTGCAGCAGAAGCCCGTCCCGTGGGACGTCTGGACGCCCGACACCCTGCGGCACATGGAGGAGGACGTCACCGCGCACCCCGCCGACCCGAAACGCGCGCGTGGCCTGCTGGACTACGCCCTCCTCAACCGTCAGGACCGCCTCCTGGCGACGCTGCGCGACCTGAAGCTCAAACCGGCCGCGTCGTTCCTGCGCAACAACGACAAGGACCGCCGCATTCAGCGTCAGGCGGTGCTCGACAAGTACCGCAGGCCCTTCGAGGCCACGAACCTCAAGGCGGTCCTGAACGACTGCGACCGGTACGGTGTGGACCACCGGACGCCGGCCAACCTCACGCCCCTCATGCTGGCCGCGGAGGTCGGCAACCTGCCTCTCCTGGACGCCCTGCTGGCGCGCGGGGCGGACGTGAACCAGACGGACCTGTTCGGCCGCACCCCCTACCAGCTCGCACTGAACCGGGCCCTCGAGGACGCCGCGTACGCCGAGCGTCTCCTCGGGCCGGTCGACGGGCGCGTGCGACCGGCCGCGCTCGACGTGCTCGTCTCGGGAAAACTCGTGCGGCTCTCGCCGGAGCAGGCGGAGTTCCACCTGCTGAACGTCATGCTCGCCAGCCTCCCCACCTTCCAGTCGGCCCTCACGGACCCCGCCCCGAGCGCGGCGGAACTCGCGCGCCGTCAGGACGGGTACTCCGTGGACTTCCTCCGCCGCAACGTCGACGTGTTCCCGGAACGCGTCCTGCGGGAAGCGCGGCGCAGGCGCACGTACTTCAATCACCTGCTGGCCCGCGCGGAGGTGGACAGCGCGTACGTCCCCGCCCGGCGACTGTGGAAACGCGTCCGGCAGGGTCACTACGTCATCAACCCTGACCTGCAGGTGAAACTGAAGATGACGACCGGCCAGGACAGCACCTGGGTGAACGTCTCCCTGCTGACGGACCCGGTCGTGCGCGCGTGGCTCGCCCCGGACGCCGGGGGCATGCAGGGGGAGGACGGAGACGGGAGGTGGCCGAGCACCCGGGCCGGGTGACGCCCGCAGATGCGTTCCGGGAGTTGGTCGGCGTCCGGTTCAGCGCGTGACGCTGAGCGTGAGCGGCCCGTTCGCGCTCGCCTCCACGCGCGTCACGCGGCCCAGACCGCTCAGGTCCAGCAGGTACTCCTGGCGGTGCGTCATGCGCTCGGAATTGCTGACCTCGAAGGTGCGCGTTCCTCCGGCGGCCGTGACCTTTACCGTCACGGCCTTCACGCCCGCGTCGTTCACGTGCACGCGCGCCACGCCGTCCGTCACGCCCGCCACGTCCAGCGACGCCCGCCCCGTCCCGGACGCCGTACCCGCCACGCTGCCCGCTGAGCGCGCGGCCGCCGTCAGGAAACGCAGGTCGCTCTCGGCCGTATCGTCGCCGCCCAGCAGCGGAATCTGCCAGATCAGCGTCTTCGGGGTGCTGGCCGTGAACGCCGGGTCCAGCAGGTAGTCCTTGAGGCTGGAGTACACGCCCGCCCCGCCGAACGACACGTTGTCGACGCGGGTCCCGAGTTCCTCCTGAAGGAACCCGGCGAAATTCAGGTTCGGCAGGCTGCTGCTCGCACCGACGAGCACCGTGTCGGCCGCCCCGCCCAGCAGGCCCGCCCCTGCTGCCCCGTCGCTCACGAGGTCAGCCGTTCCGTCCGGCCCGCTCAGGGTCAGCGTCCTGAACACTGCCGCCAGAGGACGGCCGTCGCCCGGCGCGAACGGCGTGCGTCCGCCGTTGTGGTCGGCGAACCGGAACTCCAGCGTGTTGCTGCCCGCCTGTGCGTCCAGCGTCCAGCGGCGCGTCACGTTCGCGCCCGGCTGCAGCCCCGACACCGTGTCCAGCGTGCGCCGGCCGAACACCACGTCCACGCGCTGGTCCCGGACGGGATTCTCGAACGCCACGTTCACGGTCACCTGGCCTGCCCTGCGCGCCAGGAACGTGACGCTCGCGACCGGCCCGAAGGCCCAGCGGACGCTGCCCTCACTCCCGCCGAAATTGCCGGGCGCCGCGACCAGACCCTCGTCCGGCCGGGACTGGTAGTCGCCGAAGGTCTCGGGCGGCACGCTCAGACCGCACAGCGCCTGCAGCTGCGCCAGGACCGGCTGCGCCTGCGCCTCGCGCGTCACGGTTCCGGCCCGGACGTTCACGTACGGCGTGCCGCCCGGCGTCCGCCCCGCCTGCCGCAGCGTGTCCGCGACGGCGTGCGCGGCCACCTGCGCGCCCTGTGGCGTCCAGTGGATGTCCTGCCGGAACACGCCCGCGTCCCCCAGCGCGGCGGCGGGCGTGAGCAGGTCGGCCGTGGGGATGCCCGCGGCCCGCAGGTCCCCCACCAGCCCCTGGTAGAAGGCGCGTGCGCCTGCCACGTCGAAGGCCTTCTCGGTGGGGAACGCGGCGTTCAGGTGGCCCGGCACGACGAAGGACCGCGGCGGGACGGGCGCCACCACGAGCTGCACG
The window above is part of the Deinococcus aquiradiocola genome. Proteins encoded here:
- a CDS encoding ankyrin repeat domain-containing protein codes for the protein MRVMTYRDLQTDRVKRQFNKVREAIERDDFRTPDVKKLAQGMYYRAKLDDTNRLLLAFVRHHDETVCLALEVIHQHAYQKSRFLRGAAIDESKLPDFTVQAAERTAEPVRYLHPSRNEFHLLDRVLSFDDTQDEVYRAALPVILVGSAGSGKTALTLQKLRDLPGQVLYVTLSPYLAQSAADLYAAHGFENEAQDVQFLAFHEYLETIRAVPGRPVTFEDFRVWFHRQTDARFTDAHQLFEEFRGVLSSRPDGALDEQAYLALGVRQSIYDQSARAQVHALFVRYLGWMRERNLYDPSLIAADLLPHVQPTYDAVVVDEVQDLTAAQLALILKSLTTPGQFLLCGDSNQIVHPNFFSWSAVKSLLWQDPALADRQPISLLRANFRNASTVTRVANDLLKVKHARFGSIDRESTFLVQAVADEEGSVTFLPDTAAVRSHLDAQTRGSAEYAVLVLRDEDKAEARRHFGTPLVFSIHEAKGLEYRNIILHNFISGQRGSYAQIAEGVTRGDLQTEELRYSRARDKSDKSLELYKFYVNALYVAVTRAVSRVILIESDTRHPLLDLLDIRIGDQAEQLKVKQASRDDWEREARKLELQGKAEQASDIRQRVLQQKPVPWDVWTPDTLRHMEEDVTAHPADPKRARGLLDYALLNRQDRLLATLRDLKLKPAASFLRNNDKDRRIQRQAVLDKYRRPFEATNLKAVLNDCDRYGVDHRTPANLTPLMLAAEVGNLPLLDALLARGADVNQTDLFGRTPYQLALNRALEDAAYAERLLGPVDGRVRPAALDVLVSGKLVRLSPEQAEFHLLNVMLASLPTFQSALTDPAPSAAELARRQDGYSVDFLRRNVDVFPERVLREARRRRTYFNHLLARAEVDSAYVPARRLWKRVRQGHYVINPDLQVKLKMTTGQDSTWVNVSLLTDPVVRAWLAPDAGGMQGEDGDGRWPSTRAG
- a CDS encoding alginate O-acetyltransferase AlgX-related protein, with translation MPILNRLLLTAALLSTPALAASTPADGVPAACGQTLDRKAWMFQGQGGWFYYGDELSGRWTARPWAEARAAFVPGAARLAAALRARGVQLVVAPVPPRSFVVPGHLNAAFPTEKAFDVAGARAFYQGLVGDLRAAGIPTADLLTPAAALGDAGVFRQDIHWTPQGAQVAAHAVADTLRQAGRTPGGTPYVNVRAGTVTREAQAQPVLAQLQALCGLSVPPETFGDYQSRPDEGLVAAPGNFGGSEGSVRWAFGPVASVTFLARRAGQVTVNVAFENPVRDQRVDVVFGRRTLDTVSGLQPGANVTRRWTLDAQAGSNTLEFRFADHNGGRTPFAPGDGRPLAAVFRTLTLSGPDGTADLVSDGAAGAGLLGGAADTVLVGASSSLPNLNFAGFLQEELGTRVDNVSFGGAGVYSSLKDYLLDPAFTASTPKTLIWQIPLLGGDDTAESDLRFLTAAARSAGSVAGTASGTGRASLDVAGVTDGVARVHVNDAGVKAVTVKVTAAGGTRTFEVSNSERMTHRQEYLLDLSGLGRVTRVEASANGPLTLSVTR